From Pseudomonas alcaligenes, a single genomic window includes:
- a CDS encoding LysR family transcriptional regulator: MDKLSALTMFVATAEQGNFSRAAEQLGKTPSALTKAVAQLEAELGTRLFERTTRRMALTEAGHIYLDGARQALMQLQLAGEGVEQLQHELRGSLRITAPPSFAPAFLSQVCCRFLSDHPQVHLEVELSDTYVDLVDGGYDLALRDGPTDLPGVIAQPLVENHLQLCASPAYLARKGSEVTLDNYLRHDWLIFRHPLLNRHFWWVQQGEQRIRLAQPVPRLASDNYDFLLACLLAGQGLQFIPQWSAAPYLARGELVEVMPGYWREPSAFGPWIHLLYLPHRRNTRKVKVFIEYLKAHWAP, translated from the coding sequence ATGGACAAGCTGAGCGCGCTGACCATGTTTGTCGCCACCGCCGAGCAGGGCAATTTCAGCCGCGCTGCCGAGCAGCTGGGCAAGACCCCGTCGGCCCTGACCAAGGCGGTGGCGCAGCTGGAGGCGGAGCTGGGTACCCGCCTGTTCGAACGCACCACGCGGCGCATGGCGCTGACCGAGGCCGGGCACATCTACCTGGATGGCGCGCGCCAGGCGCTGATGCAGCTGCAGCTGGCCGGCGAGGGGGTGGAGCAGCTGCAGCACGAGCTGCGCGGCAGCCTGCGCATCACCGCGCCACCGTCCTTCGCCCCGGCGTTCCTGTCACAGGTGTGCTGTCGTTTTCTCAGCGACCATCCGCAGGTGCATCTGGAAGTGGAGCTGAGCGACACCTATGTCGACCTGGTCGACGGCGGCTACGACCTGGCCCTGCGCGACGGCCCTACCGACCTGCCCGGAGTGATCGCCCAGCCGCTGGTGGAGAACCACCTGCAGTTGTGCGCCAGCCCGGCCTATCTGGCGCGCAAGGGCAGCGAGGTGACCCTGGACAACTACCTGCGGCATGACTGGCTGATCTTCCGCCATCCGCTGCTCAACCGGCACTTCTGGTGGGTGCAGCAGGGCGAGCAACGTATCCGCCTGGCCCAGCCGGTGCCGCGCCTGGCCAGCGACAACTACGACTTCCTGCTGGCCTGCCTGCTCGCCGGCCAGGGCCTGCAGTTCATCCCGCAGTGGAGCGCCGCGCCCTACCTGGCACGCGGCGAGCTGGTGGAAGTGATGCCCGGATACTGGCGCGAACCGAGCGCCTTCGGCCCGTGGATCCACCTGCTGTACCTGCCGCACCGGCGCAACACACGCAAGGTCAAGGTGTTCATCGAGTACCTCAAGGCGCACTGGGCGCCCTGA
- a CDS encoding C45 family autoproteolytic acyltransferase/hydolase, with protein sequence MKLHTFVTDTQNPQQRGRQIGERWAPQIQQTCALYLDFFNQVDIDPQRVRSIGEASLESLRAWSLNLTEELVATAAGAGLPLWQLAALNARTEILATMPADAEGECSTCVFAPAGAEAPRTIQTWDWHDSLVPNGLLLQLTGSSGLTAKLFTEFGMLGKIGVNSAGLGLHFNILHHASDNASAGVPVHAIARYILEEARSVDEAIALARSARVSASTVLTVFHRDDSSPRAASIELSPQATALVLPNAEGWITHTNHFLAPELVPGERTADVSTTYLRLAHVDAQRSAMQDDNLSERARAMCGAAGEQAPICFHPDLSLAPKERWETLLTIGIDTVAGDLLYSAGNPMQLAAQGNLRF encoded by the coding sequence GTGAAACTTCATACCTTCGTCACCGACACCCAGAACCCGCAACAGCGCGGCCGCCAGATCGGTGAACGCTGGGCGCCGCAGATCCAGCAGACCTGCGCGCTCTACCTCGACTTCTTCAACCAGGTGGATATCGACCCGCAACGGGTACGCAGCATCGGCGAGGCCAGCCTGGAGTCGCTGCGGGCCTGGAGCCTCAACCTGACCGAGGAGCTGGTGGCCACCGCCGCGGGTGCCGGCCTGCCGCTGTGGCAACTGGCGGCGCTGAATGCGCGCACCGAGATCCTCGCCACCATGCCGGCCGACGCCGAAGGCGAGTGCTCCACCTGCGTGTTCGCCCCGGCCGGTGCCGAAGCACCGCGCACCATCCAGACCTGGGACTGGCACGACAGCCTGGTGCCCAATGGCCTGCTGCTGCAGCTGACCGGCAGCAGCGGCCTCACCGCCAAGCTGTTCACCGAGTTCGGCATGCTCGGCAAGATCGGCGTGAACAGCGCCGGCCTCGGCCTGCACTTCAACATCCTGCACCACGCCAGCGACAACGCCAGTGCCGGGGTGCCGGTGCATGCCATCGCCCGCTACATTCTGGAAGAGGCGCGCAGCGTCGACGAGGCCATCGCCCTGGCGCGCTCGGCACGGGTCAGCGCCTCCACCGTACTCACCGTGTTCCACCGCGACGACAGCAGCCCGCGCGCCGCCAGCATCGAGCTGTCGCCCCAGGCCACCGCCCTGGTGCTGCCCAACGCCGAGGGCTGGATCACCCACACCAACCACTTCCTGGCGCCCGAACTGGTGCCCGGCGAGCGCACCGCGGATGTGTCCACCACCTACCTGCGCCTGGCCCATGTCGATGCCCAGCGCAGCGCCATGCAGGACGACAACCTCAGCGAACGGGCCCGCGCCATGTGCGGCGCGGCGGGCGAGCAGGCGCCGATCTGCTTCCACCCCGATCTGTCCCTGGCACCCAAGGAGCGCTGGGAAACCCTGCTGACCATCGGTATCGACACCGTCGCCGGCGACCTGCTGTACAGCGCCGGCAACCCGATGCAGCTGGCCGCACAAGGCAACCTGCGCTTCTGA
- a CDS encoding SulP family inorganic anion transporter → MKIAQLRADILAGLTSSFALVPECIAFALVAQLNPLMGLYGAFIICTLTALFGGRPGMISGAAGSMAVVIVALVVQHGVQYLLATVLLGGLLMVAFGLLRLGKLVRMVPHPVMLGFVNGLAIVIALSQLEHFKLGEAWLSGAALYWMLGLVALTMAIVYLLPKLTRAVPPALVAILGVGLLVQLLGLPTRTLGDMAHIAGGLPSLALPDIPWNLQTLRIIAPYATLMALVGLLETLLTLNLTDEITQSRGHTNRECVALGAANIASGLCGGMGGCAMIGQTVINLSSGGRGRLSGVVSGVMILLFVLFLSPLIERIPLAALVGVMFVVSQRTFAWGSLRVLGKVPSNDVLVIGAVTIITVFTDLATAVLCGIVIAALNFAWQHARELYVDSDPQADGGKLYRAHGTLFFASTTPFLNLFDVASDPAQVTLDCRHLSFVDYSAIAALRTLRERYERAGKHLRVVHLSERCKQLLKRAGIPH, encoded by the coding sequence ATGAAAATCGCCCAGCTGCGCGCCGACATCCTGGCCGGCCTCACCTCGTCCTTCGCCCTGGTACCGGAGTGCATCGCCTTCGCCCTGGTGGCTCAGCTCAACCCGCTGATGGGCCTGTATGGCGCTTTCATCATCTGCACCCTCACCGCCCTGTTCGGCGGGCGCCCGGGGATGATCTCCGGCGCGGCCGGCTCGATGGCCGTGGTGATCGTCGCCCTGGTGGTGCAGCACGGCGTGCAGTACCTGCTGGCCACCGTGCTGCTCGGCGGCTTGCTGATGGTGGCGTTCGGTCTGCTGCGCCTGGGCAAGCTGGTGCGCATGGTGCCGCATCCGGTGATGCTCGGCTTCGTCAACGGCCTGGCCATCGTCATCGCCCTGTCGCAGCTGGAACACTTCAAGCTGGGCGAAGCCTGGCTCTCCGGCGCAGCGCTGTACTGGATGCTCGGCCTGGTAGCGCTGACCATGGCCATCGTCTACCTGCTGCCGAAGCTGACCCGCGCGGTGCCGCCGGCGCTGGTGGCGATTCTCGGCGTCGGCCTGCTGGTGCAGCTGCTCGGTCTGCCCACCCGCACCCTGGGTGACATGGCGCATATCGCCGGCGGCCTGCCAAGCCTGGCCCTGCCGGACATCCCGTGGAACCTGCAGACCCTGCGCATCATCGCGCCCTACGCCACCCTGATGGCCCTGGTCGGCCTGCTGGAAACCCTGCTCACCCTCAACCTCACCGACGAGATCACCCAGAGCCGTGGCCACACCAACCGCGAGTGCGTGGCCCTGGGCGCGGCCAATATCGCCTCCGGCCTGTGCGGCGGCATGGGCGGCTGCGCGATGATCGGCCAGACCGTGATCAACCTCAGCTCCGGTGGCCGTGGCCGCCTGTCCGGGGTGGTCAGCGGGGTGATGATCCTGCTGTTCGTGCTGTTCCTCTCGCCGCTGATCGAGCGCATCCCGCTGGCCGCGCTGGTCGGGGTGATGTTCGTGGTATCGCAGCGGACCTTCGCCTGGGGCTCGCTGCGCGTGCTGGGCAAGGTGCCGAGCAACGACGTACTGGTGATCGGTGCCGTGACCATCATCACCGTGTTCACCGACCTGGCCACCGCCGTGCTCTGCGGCATCGTCATCGCCGCGCTGAACTTCGCCTGGCAGCATGCCCGCGAGCTGTATGTCGACAGCGACCCGCAGGCCGACGGCGGCAAGCTCTACCGCGCCCATGGCACGCTGTTCTTCGCCAGCACCACGCCCTTTCTCAACCTGTTCGACGTGGCCAGCGACCCCGCGCAGGTGACCCTGGACTGCCGCCACCTGAGCTTCGTCGATTACTCGGCCATCGCCGCCCTGCGCACCCTGCGCGAGCGCTACGAACGCGCCGGCAAGCACCTGCGCGTGGTGCACCTGTCCGAGCGCTGCAAGCAGCTACTCAAGCGCGCTGGCATCCCGCACTGA
- a CDS encoding ABC transporter substrate-binding protein gives MNRAVARFSPLQQRARSTALFLLLVLLPLAAPACEKTLRWDDDPPFSMQLPNGEIGGIYVDINRAALARLGCQARLVKLPWARALKELENGRLDVLPGAFRKPEREVYAYFSGKVLSSSRNILFMRQDALVRWPVRHLQELKDTPFRLGAQTNVSYGDDYQQLMSQPAFAARVSFNASRHNLWLMIDKHRIDGLIADESSGAYELKQLGLSERIRPTAVVVSSEAAEVAFSKETTSEAFVRHYADALRQLVGDGSYARIRHSYLGQ, from the coding sequence TTGAATAGAGCTGTCGCACGTTTCTCCCCCCTGCAGCAGCGCGCGCGCTCGACAGCCTTGTTCCTCCTCCTGGTACTCCTGCCGCTCGCTGCCCCGGCCTGCGAGAAGACCCTGCGCTGGGACGACGATCCGCCCTTCAGCATGCAGCTACCCAATGGCGAAATAGGCGGCATTTATGTCGATATCAACCGGGCTGCCCTGGCCCGCCTGGGCTGTCAGGCGCGGCTGGTCAAGCTGCCGTGGGCGCGGGCGCTCAAGGAGCTGGAGAACGGCCGCCTGGATGTGCTGCCCGGCGCCTTCCGCAAGCCCGAGCGCGAGGTCTATGCCTACTTTTCCGGCAAGGTGCTGAGCTCCTCGCGCAATATCCTGTTCATGCGCCAGGACGCTCTGGTCCGCTGGCCGGTCAGGCACCTGCAGGAGCTCAAGGACACGCCGTTCCGCCTCGGTGCGCAGACCAACGTGTCCTACGGCGACGACTATCAGCAGCTGATGAGCCAGCCGGCCTTCGCCGCGCGGGTATCGTTCAACGCCAGCCGCCACAACCTCTGGCTAATGATCGACAAACACCGTATCGACGGCCTGATCGCCGACGAGAGCAGCGGCGCCTACGAGCTGAAGCAGCTGGGGCTGAGCGAGCGGATCAGACCGACGGCCGTGGTGGTATCCAGCGAGGCGGCCGAGGTGGCCTTCAGCAAGGAAACCACCAGCGAGGCGTTCGTCCGCCACTACGCCGATGCCCTGCGGCAACTGGTGGGCGATGGCAGCTACGCACGGATCCGGCACAGCTACCTGGGGCAGTGA
- a CDS encoding bifunctional 2-polyprenyl-6-hydroxyphenol methylase/3-demethylubiquinol 3-O-methyltransferase UbiG → MDDYLDLNKANWDERAPLHAASPDYEAARFITSPDHLSAVVRFDQPRLGNIAGLRGLHLQCHIGTDTLSLSRLGAAMTGLDFSAASLAQARKLANDCGASITYVEAPVYQAAQVLGEAAFDLVYTGVGALNWLPSIASWAHNVAALLKPGGRLFLREGHPMLLALDEDCQDELKVTLPYFERPEPMVWDDANTYVATDTTLTATITHEWNHGLGEVISALLRHGLDLVAIEEHDCIPWEALPGQMTLGTDGEWRLSKDPWRLPLSYTLQAVKR, encoded by the coding sequence ATGGATGACTATCTTGACCTGAACAAGGCCAACTGGGATGAGCGGGCACCGCTGCACGCCGCTTCACCTGACTATGAAGCGGCACGCTTCATCACCTCTCCCGACCACCTGTCTGCCGTGGTGCGCTTCGACCAACCCCGCCTCGGCAATATTGCCGGTCTGCGCGGCCTACACCTGCAGTGCCATATCGGTACAGACACCCTATCCCTGAGCCGCCTCGGTGCAGCCATGACCGGCCTGGATTTTTCGGCCGCCTCGCTAGCTCAGGCACGCAAACTGGCAAACGACTGCGGTGCCAGCATTACCTACGTCGAAGCCCCCGTTTACCAAGCTGCGCAGGTACTTGGAGAAGCAGCGTTCGATCTGGTTTATACCGGTGTCGGCGCCCTGAACTGGCTGCCCAGCATTGCTAGCTGGGCGCACAACGTTGCAGCCTTGCTGAAACCCGGCGGCCGTCTTTTTCTGCGTGAAGGGCACCCTATGCTCCTGGCGCTGGACGAAGATTGCCAGGATGAGCTGAAAGTCACCCTGCCGTACTTCGAGCGACCTGAGCCGATGGTCTGGGACGACGCCAACACCTATGTGGCAACCGATACCACGCTGACCGCCACCATCACCCACGAGTGGAACCATGGTCTTGGCGAGGTCATTTCAGCACTGCTGCGCCACGGGCTGGATCTGGTTGCAATAGAGGAGCACGACTGCATCCCCTGGGAAGCCCTGCCCGGTCAAATGACCCTCGGGACGGATGGTGAGTGGCGCCTGAGCAAAGACCCATGGCGCCTGCCGCTGAGCTACACACTACAGGCGGTCAAGCGCTAA
- a CDS encoding ABC transporter substrate-binding protein gives MSAAWLRRVGSMVLLAWACVLTVQAGELRILTTEVPPLAFTRDGQVTGFCVEVVKAIQQRLGERTPIEVMPWTRAYQIGLSAPNVVLVCPKRTAERENLFKWVGPLLESRTSFYARAGSGIRLASLDEAKQASGILIPRTFYSYTYLKGEGFTNLVAAETSLTAMLMLLAGRQPLLAIDEVQVADLLVRAQVDERAVERVLRAAPAISYLSFSRALPDDLVARWQAELERMKGDGSFARLQKEWLGH, from the coding sequence ATGTCTGCTGCATGGCTGCGTCGGGTGGGGAGCATGGTGCTGCTGGCATGGGCTTGCGTCTTGACCGTGCAGGCCGGCGAACTGCGCATCCTCACCACCGAAGTACCGCCCCTGGCATTCACCCGCGATGGCCAGGTGACCGGCTTCTGCGTCGAGGTGGTCAAGGCCATCCAGCAGCGCCTGGGCGAACGCACTCCCATCGAAGTCATGCCCTGGACGCGGGCCTACCAGATCGGTCTGAGTGCGCCGAACGTGGTGCTGGTCTGCCCCAAACGCACCGCCGAGCGCGAGAACCTGTTCAAGTGGGTCGGGCCGTTGCTGGAATCGCGTACCAGCTTCTATGCCCGTGCCGGTTCGGGCATTCGCCTGGCCAGCCTGGACGAGGCCAAGCAGGCATCGGGCATCCTGATCCCGCGCACTTTCTATTCCTACACCTACCTCAAGGGCGAGGGCTTCACCAACCTGGTCGCCGCGGAAACCTCGCTGACCGCCATGCTCATGCTGCTGGCCGGGCGCCAGCCGCTGCTGGCGATCGACGAGGTGCAGGTGGCGGATCTGCTGGTGCGCGCCCAGGTCGATGAGCGGGCGGTGGAGCGCGTGCTGCGGGCGGCGCCGGCGATCAGCTACCTGAGCTTTTCCAGGGCGCTGCCGGATGACCTGGTGGCGCGCTGGCAGGCCGAGCTGGAGCGGATGAAGGGCGATGGCAGTTTTGCGCGGTTGCAGAAGGAGTGGCTGGGGCACTGA
- a CDS encoding TorF family putative porin, which yields MHRHLPLALAAGLLAPGAHAIELTDNLGLELKAGVYSDYRTRGISQTQNDPALQGSATLLHGSGLYAGVWSSNVDFAAPVDGTRQELDYYVGYYWQISDAIALDTSFIKYVYPGQGDLNYSEYHAELSAYGAFLGGNYADDLAGEQSYLYSYLGYRTELPWETGLELRYGLVDYKDPLFYSTSGADRDSYHEWQAKLSRSLFDLDWSLSYVDTDLSAAECASYNGFDDVCSATLVVGVSKTF from the coding sequence ATGCACCGCCACCTTCCCCTCGCCCTGGCCGCCGGCCTGCTGGCGCCCGGCGCCCATGCCATCGAACTGACCGACAACCTCGGCCTGGAACTCAAGGCCGGCGTCTACAGCGACTACCGCACCCGCGGCATCTCGCAAACGCAGAACGACCCGGCCCTGCAGGGCTCGGCCACCCTGCTGCACGGCAGCGGCCTGTACGCCGGGGTCTGGAGTTCCAACGTCGACTTCGCCGCCCCCGTCGATGGCACCCGCCAGGAGCTGGATTACTACGTCGGCTACTACTGGCAGATCAGCGACGCCATCGCCCTCGACACGTCCTTCATCAAGTACGTCTACCCCGGCCAGGGCGACCTCAACTACAGCGAGTACCACGCCGAACTCAGCGCCTACGGCGCCTTCCTCGGCGGCAACTACGCAGACGACCTGGCTGGCGAGCAAAGCTACCTGTACAGCTACCTCGGCTACCGCACCGAACTGCCCTGGGAAACCGGGCTGGAGCTGCGCTACGGCCTGGTCGACTACAAGGATCCGCTGTTCTACTCGACCAGCGGCGCCGACCGTGACAGCTACCACGAATGGCAGGCCAAGCTGAGCCGCTCGCTGTTCGACCTGGACTGGTCGCTGAGCTACGTCGACACCGACCTCTCCGCAGCCGAGTGCGCCAGCTACAACGGCTTCGACGATGTCTGCTCGGCCACCCTGGTGGTTGGGGTAAGCAAGACTTTCTGA
- a CDS encoding MFS transporter → MANHAVQAGKQSALRTFFVSGMGTALEFYDFVIYGVAAALVFPQLFFPELDKLTATLVAFAAFGAGFFARPLGGMVFGHFGDKVGRQKALVITLLLMGLSTLLIGCLPTHASIGAAAPVLLVLLRLVQGFAAGGEWGGAALFGIESAPPGKRGLWGSFTSMGIGIGGILGSLVFALVSLAYDDNLADFAWRIPFWLGGVLVLVGLYARLQKPAQAPQQPREKVRLPLLSALRSRPREMLLCTGIAFGYVTIAYIGSTFFLAYATDIGYGSTEALLFDISLSVAIAISAPLFAMLSDHLGRRPVMILGASIMALGFFLFFPMVGLHSLFASFAAYIMIGAFMGATQGPIPAFLAEQFPQSMRYSGMSAAYQIGAALGGGTASSAATAILILSDHNPFGVALYGALALSIVALCSWLLRETAHLDLADIDAQTWSAEACPQQA, encoded by the coding sequence ATGGCTAATCACGCAGTGCAGGCGGGCAAGCAGTCCGCCCTGCGCACCTTCTTCGTCTCCGGCATGGGCACCGCGCTGGAGTTCTACGACTTCGTCATCTACGGCGTCGCCGCCGCTCTGGTGTTTCCCCAGCTGTTCTTCCCCGAGCTGGACAAGCTCACCGCCACCCTGGTGGCCTTTGCCGCGTTCGGCGCCGGCTTCTTCGCCCGCCCGCTGGGCGGCATGGTGTTCGGCCACTTCGGCGACAAGGTCGGCCGGCAGAAAGCCCTGGTCATCACCCTGCTGCTGATGGGGCTGAGCACATTGCTGATCGGCTGCCTGCCGACCCACGCCAGCATCGGTGCCGCTGCGCCCGTGCTGCTGGTATTGCTGCGCCTGGTGCAAGGCTTCGCTGCCGGCGGCGAATGGGGCGGCGCGGCGCTGTTCGGCATCGAGTCGGCGCCACCGGGCAAACGCGGCCTGTGGGGTAGTTTCACCAGCATGGGCATCGGCATCGGCGGCATCCTCGGCTCGCTGGTGTTCGCCCTGGTCAGCCTGGCCTATGACGACAACCTGGCCGATTTCGCCTGGCGTATCCCCTTCTGGCTCGGCGGCGTACTGGTGCTGGTCGGCCTCTATGCGCGCCTGCAGAAGCCCGCCCAGGCGCCGCAGCAACCACGCGAGAAAGTGCGCCTGCCACTGCTCAGTGCACTGCGCTCGCGCCCGCGGGAAATGCTGCTGTGCACCGGCATCGCCTTCGGCTACGTGACCATCGCCTACATCGGCAGCACCTTCTTCCTCGCCTACGCCACCGACATAGGTTACGGCAGTACCGAGGCCCTGCTGTTCGATATCAGCCTGTCGGTGGCCATCGCCATCAGCGCCCCGCTGTTCGCCATGCTCTCCGACCACCTGGGCCGGCGCCCGGTGATGATCCTCGGCGCCAGCATCATGGCCCTGGGCTTCTTCCTGTTCTTCCCGATGGTCGGCCTGCACAGCCTGTTCGCGTCCTTTGCCGCCTACATCATGATCGGTGCCTTTATGGGCGCGACCCAGGGGCCGATCCCGGCCTTCCTCGCCGAGCAGTTCCCCCAGTCCATGCGCTACTCGGGGATGTCCGCCGCCTACCAGATCGGCGCGGCACTGGGTGGCGGCACCGCCTCCAGCGCGGCCACCGCCATCCTTATCCTCAGCGATCACAACCCCTTCGGCGTGGCCCTGTACGGCGCCCTGGCGCTGAGCATCGTCGCCCTCTGCTCCTGGCTGCTGCGCGAGACCGCGCACCTCGACCTGGCCGACATCGACGCCCAGACCTGGAGCGCCGAAGCCTGCCCGCAACAAGCCTGA
- a CDS encoding amidohydrolase: MKPLFPLLLASAIACASMETMAATDLILHNAKIYTAEPGQALQQAIAVENGKVLAVGSDAQILALKQPATRLIDLGGKVLMPGFIDSHTHLVKGGLQMHQANLNNQDMPLDELERQLRQWRDDGTARRGEFLSVGGVPTSYWDRIGELEQRFNHGEWATTPILLAGGDYHTGWANRALLARAGVDAAKVKALQGEERATIGHHDNGEPNGFLVDAGLYPVQALLPLASDAELLVALEDAQQHYHSLGITAWMEPLANENPGGDIHNDSLGVLPAYKALAAKGGLNAHVAALLMADSKATPTDLDQLDQVRQQFQGIANLSLPGIKVFADGVAEHPAQSAAMLEPYSNSGKNGELLFDPQGFARLVDAADARGWLVHVHAIGDRAVHESLNAVAYARKQRHSGIHHSITHLQMVTPGDFARFQALDVIAAMQLDWAAADEMSVDLVKPYVTAQAYQYMYPAHSLLSNGATIAGASDWPITTADPWKAIYQALTRKGPQGVLAPAEAVDRQTMFQAYTLNAARALQLDRQIGSLKPGKQADLIVLDRDVFQVSPEALGDTQVLKTYFAGREVFSR; encoded by the coding sequence ATGAAACCGCTGTTCCCTCTGCTGCTCGCCAGCGCAATAGCCTGTGCCTCGATGGAAACGATGGCCGCCACCGATCTTATCCTGCACAACGCCAAGATCTACACCGCCGAGCCGGGCCAGGCGCTGCAACAGGCCATCGCCGTGGAGAACGGCAAGGTGCTCGCCGTCGGCTCCGATGCGCAAATCCTCGCGCTCAAACAGCCCGCCACCCGGCTCATCGACCTCGGCGGCAAGGTGCTGATGCCCGGTTTCATCGACTCCCACACCCACCTGGTCAAGGGCGGCCTGCAGATGCACCAGGCCAACCTGAACAACCAGGACATGCCGCTCGACGAGCTGGAACGCCAGCTGCGTCAGTGGCGCGACGACGGCACGGCACGCCGCGGCGAGTTCCTTAGCGTCGGCGGCGTGCCGACCAGCTACTGGGATCGCATCGGCGAACTGGAGCAGCGCTTCAACCATGGCGAATGGGCCACTACGCCGATCCTCCTGGCCGGCGGCGACTATCACACCGGCTGGGCCAACCGCGCCCTGCTGGCCAGGGCCGGCGTCGATGCAGCCAAGGTCAAGGCACTGCAAGGCGAAGAGCGGGCCACCATCGGCCACCACGACAACGGCGAGCCCAACGGTTTCCTGGTCGATGCCGGGCTCTACCCGGTGCAGGCCCTGCTGCCGCTGGCCAGCGACGCCGAGCTGCTGGTCGCCCTGGAGGATGCCCAGCAGCACTACCACAGCCTGGGCATCACTGCCTGGATGGAGCCGCTGGCCAACGAGAACCCCGGTGGCGATATCCACAACGACTCGCTCGGCGTGCTACCGGCCTACAAGGCACTGGCCGCCAAGGGCGGTCTGAACGCCCACGTCGCCGCCCTGCTGATGGCCGACTCCAAGGCCACCCCGACCGACCTCGACCAGTTGGACCAGGTGCGCCAGCAATTCCAGGGCATCGCCAACCTCAGCCTGCCGGGCATCAAGGTGTTCGCCGATGGCGTGGCCGAGCACCCGGCGCAGAGCGCGGCGATGCTCGAGCCGTACAGCAACTCGGGCAAGAACGGCGAGCTGCTGTTCGACCCGCAGGGCTTCGCCCGCCTGGTCGATGCCGCCGATGCCCGTGGCTGGCTGGTGCATGTGCATGCCATCGGCGACCGCGCGGTGCATGAGTCGCTCAATGCCGTGGCCTACGCTCGCAAGCAGCGCCACAGTGGCATCCACCACTCCATCACCCACCTGCAGATGGTCACCCCGGGCGACTTCGCCCGCTTCCAGGCGCTCGACGTGATCGCCGCGATGCAGCTGGACTGGGCCGCTGCCGACGAGATGAGCGTCGACCTGGTCAAGCCCTACGTCACCGCCCAGGCCTACCAGTACATGTACCCGGCGCATTCGCTGCTGAGCAACGGCGCCACCATCGCCGGCGCCAGCGACTGGCCGATCACCACTGCCGATCCGTGGAAGGCCATCTACCAGGCGCTGACCCGCAAGGGGCCGCAAGGCGTGCTGGCACCGGCCGAGGCCGTCGACCGCCAGACCATGTTCCAGGCCTACACCCTGAATGCCGCCCGCGCCCTGCAGCTGGATCGGCAGATCGGCTCGCTCAAGCCGGGCAAGCAGGCCGACCTGATCGTGCTCGACCGCGACGTGTTCCAGGTATCCCCCGAGGCGCTGGGCGATACCCAGGTGCTCAAGACCTACTTCGCCGGCCGCGAAGTCTTCTCCCGTTAA
- a CDS encoding LysR family transcriptional regulator, whose amino-acid sequence MSINPSLLPALAWFVHIARHRSFTKAAAEMEMSRAALSQHLKGLEQQLNVRLLHRTTRDMSLTEEGQRLFDAVAPALKLIDTAVSEMGEVQSAPTGLIRVNTSRIAARTLLEPHLGEFLARYPGLRLELVLNDGLANIIADSADVGIRLGESLDEHMVAVPISPRIEMAVVGSPDYFKRNGVPQSPADLIQHNCLAYRFTSSGTLDRWSFTAPDAEGHTQVFEPRGSAVFNDDESMLRAAIQGVGLIKYLDICVSEQLASGELVRVLQPWCQAFPGFYLYAPTRAQMPAKVRVLIDFLVEKRSLL is encoded by the coding sequence ATGTCGATCAATCCTTCGCTGCTGCCCGCACTGGCCTGGTTCGTCCACATTGCCCGCCACCGCAGCTTCACCAAGGCCGCGGCAGAGATGGAGATGTCGCGTGCGGCCCTTTCTCAACACCTCAAGGGGTTGGAGCAGCAACTCAATGTGCGGCTGCTGCATCGCACCACCCGGGACATGTCACTGACCGAGGAAGGTCAGCGTCTGTTCGATGCGGTCGCTCCGGCCTTGAAGCTGATCGATACGGCCGTGTCCGAAATGGGTGAGGTTCAATCGGCGCCGACTGGCCTGATTCGGGTGAACACCTCGCGCATCGCCGCTCGGACGTTGCTGGAGCCGCACCTGGGCGAGTTTCTTGCGCGTTATCCGGGGTTGCGCCTGGAACTGGTACTGAATGATGGTTTGGCCAACATCATCGCCGACAGTGCGGATGTGGGAATTCGCTTGGGCGAGAGCCTGGACGAGCACATGGTGGCTGTGCCGATCAGTCCGCGCATTGAAATGGCAGTCGTCGGCTCACCGGACTACTTCAAGCGCAATGGAGTCCCGCAGTCGCCGGCTGATCTGATTCAGCACAACTGCCTGGCCTACCGCTTCACCAGCAGCGGCACGCTGGATCGCTGGTCGTTCACGGCGCCAGATGCCGAGGGGCACACGCAGGTGTTCGAGCCGCGTGGCAGTGCCGTCTTCAACGATGATGAAAGCATGTTGAGGGCGGCCATCCAGGGTGTGGGTTTGATCAAGTACCTTGATATCTGTGTGAGCGAGCAATTGGCATCCGGCGAGCTGGTGCGGGTGCTGCAGCCCTGGTGCCAGGCTTTCCCAGGTTTCTACCTGTATGCCCCGACACGTGCACAGATGCCGGCCAAGGTACGAGTGCTAATCGACTTTCTGGTAGAGAAGCGCTCACTGCTTTGA